One genomic window of Cannabis sativa cultivar Pink pepper isolate KNU-18-1 chromosome 2, ASM2916894v1, whole genome shotgun sequence includes the following:
- the LOC115721434 gene encoding uncharacterized protein LOC115721434 isoform X2: MEKGPGHVNDGDLGMTNTARIGTKRSHQWFVDSADSGLSPDKKQVLQTVNTKLSSRISYTSVPPWENTPSLQSVPNPFVDRLIGSEAARSVKLSERNISAIGTDNLSGRKGTDSYFGDDVPFGLSVDHGGPETCLSYAGIRKVKVNQVNDCDNGIHALRRHDSNNSDLSTDHAFSRENETNFVSMGQSFNKEHDSIMLLGHTYNTSDTHIRSAVSNYGRVDDNTISISDTYSKGDTSIISFSGFPDEQDIIPVGRPIDSYDQLYHQTSMISEAPCEKEPDPINVTAVINTKEVVKPRSDLVSKNKSDKTPKKEAPNSFPSNVRSLISTGMLDGVPVKYVSLAREELRGIIKGSGYLCGCQSCNYSKVLNAYEFERHAGSKTKHPNNHIYFDNGKTIYQIVQELRSTPASLLFDTIQTVFGAPINQKSFRVWKESFQAATRELQRIYGKEELNL; encoded by the exons ATGGAGAAGGGTCCTGGACATGTAAATGATGGAGATTTAGGCATGACTAACACCGCTAGAATTGGAACTAAGAGATCTCATCAATGGTTTGTAGATTCTGCTGATTCAGGGTTGTCCCCTGACAAGAAGCAAGTATTGCAGACTGTAAATACTAAGTTGAGTTCTAGAATCTCATACACAAGTGTTCCTCCTTGGGAAAACACTCCCAGTCTTCAGTCAGTCCCGAATCCATTTGTTGATAGGTTAATCGGATCTGAAGCAGCAAGATCTGTCAAACTTTCTGAAAGGAACATTTCTGCTATTGGAACAGATAATTTGAGTGGAAGAAAGGGTACAGATAGCTACTTTGGAGATGATGTACCTTTTGGTTTATCTGTTGACCATGGAGGTCCTGAAACATGTCTCAGTTATGCTGGAATAAGAAAAGTTAAAGTCAATCAGGTTAACGACTGTGACAATGGCATACATGCTCTAAGGAGACATGATTCTAATAACAGTGACCTGTCCACTGATCATGCCTTTAGCAGGGAGAATGAAACTAATTTTGTATCAATGGGGCAGTCCTTCAATAAGGAGCATGACAGTATAATGCTACTGGGTCATACATACAACACAAGTGATACCCATATCAGATCAGCAGTTTCAAATTATGGCAGAGTGGATGACAATACAATATCAATAAGTGACACTTATAGTAAAGGGGATACCAGTATAATTTCTTTTAGTGGGTTTCCTGATGAACAAGACATTATCCCAGTCGGTAGACCTATTGATAGCTATGACCAATTATATCATCAGACCTCAATGATATCAGAGGCACCCTGTGAGAAAGAACCAGATCCAATTAATGTCACTGCTGTTATAAATACCAAGGAAGTAGTCAAACCAAGATCTGACTTGGTTTCCAAGAACAAATCAGATAAGACGCCAAAGAAAGAAGCGCCAAACAGCTTTCCCTCAAATGTCAGAAGCTTGATATCAACTGGTATGCTCGACGGAGTTCCTGTGAAGTATGTTTCATTGGCACGAGAG GAGCTTCGAGGAATCATAAAAGGTTCTGGCTATCTTTGTGGGTGTCAGTCATGTAATTATTCGAAG GTGCTAAATGCTTACGAATTTGAGCGCCATGCTGGTTCCAAAACAAAGCATCCTAACAACCACATATACTTTGACAATGGAAAGACGATCTACCAGATAGTGCAAGAATTAAGAAGCACCCCGGCAAGCTTATTGTTTGATACAATTCAAACCGTCTTTGGTGCACCAATTAATCAAAAATCATTTCGTGTTTGGAAAG AATCATTTCAAGCAGCAACAAGAGAACTTCAACGGATTTATGGAAAAGAAGAATTGAATTTGTAA
- the LOC115721435 gene encoding ras-related protein RABE1a, translating into MAAPPARARADYDYLIKLLLIGDSGVGKSCLLLRFSDGSFTTSFITTIGIDFKIRTIELDGKRIKLQIWDTAGQERFRTITTAYYRGAMGILLVYDVTDESSFNNIRNWIRNIEQHASDNVNKILVGNKADMDESRRAVPTAKGQALADEYGIKFFETSAKTNLNVEQVFFSIARDIKQRLADTDNKAEPSTIRINQPDQGTGTSSLAVQKSACCGS; encoded by the exons ATGGCTGCTCCACCAGCTAGGGCTCGAGCTGATTATGATTACCTTATTAAGCTTTTGTTGATCGGCGACAGCG GTGTTGGTAAGAGTTGCCTTCTTTTGCGTTTCTCAGATGGATCCTTCACCACAAGTTTCATCACAACTATTGG CATTGATTTCAAGATAAGGACCATTGAGCTTGATGGGAAACGGATTAAGCTCCAAATTTGGGATACAGCTGGTCAAGAGCGGTTCCGTACTATCACAACTG CTTACTATCGAGGAGCCATGGGAATTCTGCTGGTCTATGATGTAACTGATGAATCTTCTTTCAATA ATATTAGGAATTGGATTCGCAACATCGAACAGCATGCTTCAGATAATGTCAACAAAATCCTGGTAGGAAACAAGGCTGATATGGATGAAAGTAGAAGG GCTGTGCCCACCGCTAAGGGCCAAGCACTTGCTGATGAGTATGGGATCAAGTTCTTTGAAACT AGTGCCAAAACGAATTTAAATGTTGAACAAGTTTTCTTTTCGATAGCAAGAGATATAAAACAAAGGCTCGCTGATACTGACAACAAAGCCGAG CCCTCAACAATCAGGATCAACCAACCAGACCAGGGTACTGGGACTAGTAGTTTAGCTGTACAAAAATCAGCATGCTGTGGTTCTTAA
- the LOC115721434 gene encoding uncharacterized protein LOC115721434 isoform X1 — protein sequence MNEATWMEKGPGHVNDGDLGMTNTARIGTKRSHQWFVDSADSGLSPDKKQVLQTVNTKLSSRISYTSVPPWENTPSLQSVPNPFVDRLIGSEAARSVKLSERNISAIGTDNLSGRKGTDSYFGDDVPFGLSVDHGGPETCLSYAGIRKVKVNQVNDCDNGIHALRRHDSNNSDLSTDHAFSRENETNFVSMGQSFNKEHDSIMLLGHTYNTSDTHIRSAVSNYGRVDDNTISISDTYSKGDTSIISFSGFPDEQDIIPVGRPIDSYDQLYHQTSMISEAPCEKEPDPINVTAVINTKEVVKPRSDLVSKNKSDKTPKKEAPNSFPSNVRSLISTGMLDGVPVKYVSLAREELRGIIKGSGYLCGCQSCNYSKVLNAYEFERHAGSKTKHPNNHIYFDNGKTIYQIVQELRSTPASLLFDTIQTVFGAPINQKSFRVWKESFQAATRELQRIYGKEELNL from the exons ATG aatGAGGCGACTTGGATGGAGAAGGGTCCTGGACATGTAAATGATGGAGATTTAGGCATGACTAACACCGCTAGAATTGGAACTAAGAGATCTCATCAATGGTTTGTAGATTCTGCTGATTCAGGGTTGTCCCCTGACAAGAAGCAAGTATTGCAGACTGTAAATACTAAGTTGAGTTCTAGAATCTCATACACAAGTGTTCCTCCTTGGGAAAACACTCCCAGTCTTCAGTCAGTCCCGAATCCATTTGTTGATAGGTTAATCGGATCTGAAGCAGCAAGATCTGTCAAACTTTCTGAAAGGAACATTTCTGCTATTGGAACAGATAATTTGAGTGGAAGAAAGGGTACAGATAGCTACTTTGGAGATGATGTACCTTTTGGTTTATCTGTTGACCATGGAGGTCCTGAAACATGTCTCAGTTATGCTGGAATAAGAAAAGTTAAAGTCAATCAGGTTAACGACTGTGACAATGGCATACATGCTCTAAGGAGACATGATTCTAATAACAGTGACCTGTCCACTGATCATGCCTTTAGCAGGGAGAATGAAACTAATTTTGTATCAATGGGGCAGTCCTTCAATAAGGAGCATGACAGTATAATGCTACTGGGTCATACATACAACACAAGTGATACCCATATCAGATCAGCAGTTTCAAATTATGGCAGAGTGGATGACAATACAATATCAATAAGTGACACTTATAGTAAAGGGGATACCAGTATAATTTCTTTTAGTGGGTTTCCTGATGAACAAGACATTATCCCAGTCGGTAGACCTATTGATAGCTATGACCAATTATATCATCAGACCTCAATGATATCAGAGGCACCCTGTGAGAAAGAACCAGATCCAATTAATGTCACTGCTGTTATAAATACCAAGGAAGTAGTCAAACCAAGATCTGACTTGGTTTCCAAGAACAAATCAGATAAGACGCCAAAGAAAGAAGCGCCAAACAGCTTTCCCTCAAATGTCAGAAGCTTGATATCAACTGGTATGCTCGACGGAGTTCCTGTGAAGTATGTTTCATTGGCACGAGAG GAGCTTCGAGGAATCATAAAAGGTTCTGGCTATCTTTGTGGGTGTCAGTCATGTAATTATTCGAAG GTGCTAAATGCTTACGAATTTGAGCGCCATGCTGGTTCCAAAACAAAGCATCCTAACAACCACATATACTTTGACAATGGAAAGACGATCTACCAGATAGTGCAAGAATTAAGAAGCACCCCGGCAAGCTTATTGTTTGATACAATTCAAACCGTCTTTGGTGCACCAATTAATCAAAAATCATTTCGTGTTTGGAAAG AATCATTTCAAGCAGCAACAAGAGAACTTCAACGGATTTATGGAAAAGAAGAATTGAATTTGTAA